DNA sequence from the Oreochromis niloticus isolate F11D_XX linkage group LG8, O_niloticus_UMD_NMBU, whole genome shotgun sequence genome:
CCATGCTCTGCCAGGTGTGTTACGGCAGCATGGAGTGCTGTGGCTACAGCATCTTCCATGGACCAGTTTGCTCTGTAGGCAAACTAGTGTGGATCCAGGCTGCGGGGCAGGGCTGCTGTGGTGTGACTACGGATCAActtctcaaagcatttcatcacCAGTGGGGTAAGTGTCACTGGTCTGTAGTCATTCAGGCTGGTGATGTGGGGCTTCTTAGGCAAGGGGACTATGGTGGAGGACTTCATGCAGAGTGGGACAGTCGCCTGTGTGATGGATTTGTTGAAGATCCTGGTGAAGTTCCCAGCCAGGAACTTAGGGATTGCTGTTTTTAAGTACGtgtgattaaagtcccctgcTACGATATGTGCAGCATCAGGGTAaatgctctgtttattattgaTGTTTGTATGCAGAGGTGAGATCGCCTTTGCTGTTCATGGTGCCAGCATTtgttatggaatatgttgagcaaacctggagaagcttcagctcaagatattattgttgtcattgctgtggatctttacctgatacactgacttggtgagtaaatgtttactcgtattcaaactgattttgtggcttctcttagtttagcaccaggtttataatcttgccagctagttagtgttagcctagcgttgctgctgccgctgggctcatgttacttaaaaattaacaccacagccttaaaaaccttacataaaactatgtctgtgaaattttctgttgattgtttgaaataaaaaagtgagataagagcccagacaaaattcttcgggaggtgcagccgttaggggtggggtgtggggggtattttcaatccatagccataactaactaactaactatatatatcatgtttaacctgagtagcaaaagaccgcaggggggttgaaaacgataaGGCAGGAGTTAGCTGTGCTCGCTGGCTCTATCGAGCCTTGACCTCCCGGTCAGCTATCGTGCTGGTGGATAACAGaactctccgaaaacgtcgaagcacttttgcaaatatgtgatattttgataaattaagtagatatttgagcattacacagctacattctcgcctgaaaatatcttaaaagtttattttgtgacccagaaagggtaatctggggaaaaggaggatcgcatttgtcagctgtggttgtcggagcctgtgtaTGCGTACTTGTGTGTACTTGTGGTCTCGTGGACTTGTGATACGTCGGaaaccaagtactgttccaattcaaagtacacatgaagccgagaacgcgaaaaattACGGGATGTGTTTTCGCTCctcccgttttatcgagcatgtaTCGGTGGTGACTTGAGTGGACTTCAagggacttggtacagctaaatatcccagaatgcaattcgtccaaaactcaagcGCGGCAATGGTGGAGGAGCGCAGCTAAAAAACgtttaaatattactttttctgggtcacaaaataaacttttaagatattttcaggcgagaatgtagctgtgtaaagttcaaatatctgctcaatttatcaagacatcacatatttgcaaaaatgctccgacgttttcggagacgtccattttttttcatgctttgtggcagctttagaacatctgtggcatctattaatgtcaaatctagcctttcgttaacaacataagcaaactgcttttatatttaaccgacttttctgtttaattacattttaagtaataataataaaaatagtatttgttttcttaaaaaatgtgtttaaaaacaagttttgttGTGAAAGCTATAATCCAGATTAGTGGCCTGTTAAACGTTAAAGTCTAGGTTGGCCTTATGCTTGAGAATAAAGTAATATAGCTTGTCCTTCTAAAGCAGTgattcccaaactttttttgttaggcccccctttgttttacaagagaAATCTTcgcccccgcacaaacacatcctccaaccacacacacccatattttgttttcaaactccattgcggtttatttcacatctcaaaaatttaataaacaattaaacaaataaaagtaagctgcgataaattacaggtagcaataaaatacactactaactctttaatgctacgtccacacctacacgggtatttttgaaaatgcagctgtttcgtccacacgtaaacagcgtttcgaatcaccgaaaacggagattttttaaaactccttttttgcgtttacgtgtggacgaggattacagagttcgtcacacaacgtcaaaggtatgtgcctcttttcacgtcacacagtgcgccacgttattgtttacatgagatgaattgcagaatggcagatagagacaaaatactgttaatctgactatcttcaggttttacacgcttatatatacacacgcagttactgtccctgcatttagaaaggcagaggcgtcacggtgtaattattttacatgtagttgttttttcctgtgtaataatattcaacattgctgtcaatccatttttcaaaaaatgtctctctgtgcaaaatgggttcaaaaacataaacagctgtgggatactgtttgtccatgatttgaaccgggggaacaaattacggcaggatcagcctgatattatttgtatcccgctgtaactttactgcataaagagctaacatgtccaaaatgtcaggagtagttagttattacaagaagtgtttgtgaactaaaaatcaagaatgtgggatactgtttgtgcgtgatttggagagcccagcgctgctcccgacgcagggaaactaattctgcagggagacctaccttggcacttgtgcaggtgaagccaaagggaagatatgcttcaccatattttcctgtctttggcttggaaggaagttggtttggaaacatattcagcgatgcttcatctcctgctttgcgtttctgtgggagccccgtcaaaaacctgtccatgatgttagcagtgtccaagccttcttttttttccttttttttccttttcataccaCGCCCCCCTGCAGTGGCTCTGCCCGGgggggagggaaagagagagagggagggagtgtAGTGTAcacatcaacgtgtcttttagaccccattcctacaaaactgctcaaagaagtcctgccattaattaattcttcgatcttaagtatgatcaacctatctctaataatcagctatgtaccacaggccttcaaggtggctgtagttaaacctttacttaaaaagcatctctagacccagctgtcttagctaattataggccaatctccaaccttcctttcatatcaaacatccttgaaagagtagttgtcaaacagctaacagatcatctgcagaggaatggcttatttgaagagtttcagtcaggtttcagagctcatcacagcacagaaacagctttagtgaaggttacaaatgatcttcttatggcctctgacagtggactcatctctgtgcttgtcctgctagacctcagtgctgcgttcgatactgtcgaccataatatcctattagagcgattagaacatgctgtaggtattacaggtactgcactgcagtggtttgtatcatatctatctaatagactccaatttgtacatgtaaatggagagtcctcttcacacactaaggtcaattatggagttccacagggttcagtgctaggaccaattctatttacattatacatgcttcccttaggcagcatcattagaagacatagcataaattttcactgctatgcagatgacacgcagctctatctatccatgaagccaggtaacacacaccaattagttaaactgcaggaatgtcttaaagacataaagacctggatggccgctaactttctgcttcttaattcagatcaaactgaggttattgtactcggccctgaaaatcttagaaatatggtatctaagcagattcttactctggatggcattaccttggcctccagtaacactgtgaggaaccttggagtcatttttgaccaggacatgtccttcaatgcacatattaaacaaatatgtaagactgctttcttccatttgcgcaacatctctaaaattagaaatatcctgtctcagagtgatgctgaaaaactagttcatgccttcattacttccaggctggactactgtaattcattattatcaggatgtcctaaaacctccctgaaaagtcttcagctaatccaaaatgctgcagcaagagtcctgacagggactagaaagagagagcagatttctcctgttttggcttcccttcattggcttcctgttaaatccagaattgaattcaaaatcctgctcctcacatacaaggtcttaaataatcaggccccatcttatcttaatgaccttgtagtaccatatcaccctattagagcacttcgctctcgctctgcaggcttacttgttgttcctagagtatttaaaagtagaatgggaggcagagccttcagttttcaggcccctcttctgtggaaccagcttccagtttggattcaggagacagacactatctctactttcaagattaggcttcaaactttcctttttgctaaagcatatagttagggctggaccaggtgaccctgaatcctcccttagttatgctgcaatagacgtaggctgccggggattcccatgatgcattgagtttttcctttccagtcacctttctcactcactatgtgttaatagacctctctacatcgaatcatatctgttattaatctctgtctctcttccacagcatgtctttcatcctgttttccttcttcaccccaaccggtcgcagcagatggccccgcccctccctgagcctggttctgccggaggtttcttcctgttaaaaaggagtttttccttcccactgtcgccaaagtgcttgctcatagggggtcatatgatataatgtttggggttttctctgtatttattattgtgcgatctattgtacaatataaagcgccttgaggcgacttttgttgtgatttggcgctatataaataaaattgaattgaattgaattgaatagtggGGGGGGTTCTTGGTTACAACAGTAACCAAGAACGGTAACCAGCCAGAAGGGTTGGCTCCAGACAGCCCAActcaaaaccaaaaacagcgttaaaacagaaaacaacctgaTCAGGACGGAAGGACAGAGTCcagaaacaaaccaaaaaaggtGGGGGCCAACCACGTGTAAGGCAGCGGCAGCGACGCAGGTGAAACCGGTCCGGAGGCCGCACAGAAGGCAGCAGCGGCGACGCAGTTCAGTAGGTCATCCACAACGGCGATCACATCGAGCCAGTGGCCTGGAAGGTGGCCAGCGATGCGGAGGTGGCAAAagtggaaagttttttttttggtttttttttgaaattgtatttatttgcattgtttgctatctgaaattatttaattattcacttattttgaattttttaggaTTAACatttcaattattattattattattactattattattattattattattattattattattattattttaatacctGCCATATGTTCATTATATTTTGTGTTGGAtactgttgaaaaaaaaaccccccaaaaaacaaataaacatatgtttaaaaaaaaaagaaaaaaagtggaaGAGCCAACCATGCTAGGCATGGATGTGCCATCCGAACAGGTCGTGGATCAGATGAAgcaggcgctgcaggcgacggcgtggaagccgcaGGTGGTGACGCTGCAGGCTGGATGGGCCCCTCGTGCCCCCTAGCAGAGGcagaaggccggagcggtccctcggaccttccagcggagacaggagacaaaagctggacaggccccttggaccctcccgCGGTGCAGTCCTGTATGGGCTTTTTAGCCTCCAGGGATCCAGAATCAGCTATGGGCTGAaacccagcctctggggaggccctggagAGAGTTACTGTCCCAAAAGCAGCCAGTTCATGAGAAGCACCTATGGTTGGCATGAGATTTTCTCCCTGCATGGAGTGAACGTGTGAGACAGATGGCAGAATGGGTGGCTGAATAGCAGActgaactgagggcagctgAGTAGCTGATAAACAGTTCTTAGAATTCCCAGCCTTTAAATTAGCAGTCATGGTTATTATAACTTTGGACTCGGAAGGAGCAGAGAAAATACAGTCACTTGAATTCTCAGAGCGAGAGTTAACAATCACAGTAACAGGCACAGAGTTAACCGATCTTGAATTTTTGTGTATGGAGTCAATATGTCCTGGCTCAAAAGGAGCAGAATAAACACTGTCCTTTAACTTCACTGTAGCCACAGAAAAGGCAGTATTAGTGCCTTCAGTTATAGGTGGAGCAGAAAACCCACAGGTATTAATATCATCAGCCCCCAGAACAAATAGTTCCGAGTCCGAAACAGGAAAATCGTCCttttcactcaccacagccgggtGCTCTGAAATCCTGGGGTCCAACTGTGGCGAGGGGCGGCGGCGGCATGAGCGCTGCTTTCTTTTTGAAGGCAAAACATCCTCCGGCGGGTCGGGCAGCAAAACAGTAGTGGCTGGGTGAAGGTGTGGTGTTTTACGAATAAAGTCCTGAGCGATCGGGGGAAGCGATCCTAGTAGCCACGGAAGGCTGGAAAAGAGCCGCTGTAGCCGGCTTTCGACTGCATGGCGAAGCTCTTCCGGAGGGTGGTCCAGCCACAGGTTGAGCAGAATCTCCATGGTGTATATAACATCCCCCTGGAACTCGGACGGGTCGAATGCTGCTGGGTCTATGGTGGCGGGTTGAGAGAGGACCCAAGATACAAGCAGCTTCAGATGTGAGTGAGCTTTATTTAccagtaaagaaacaaacagaactgTAGCGGGCAAGAACAGAAGGAAAGAAACCTATACTGGGAAAAAGTAACCAAACACGGACCTGAAACGGCGACGCAGGGAGACACAGGGAGATAACACGGAGTTATGCAGGGAAAGAACACAGACGAACCGGCGACGAGCACGAGATGACACACTGGGACTGACTGGGAGACAAGACAAGGAAACAAAAgagaacacactcacatgagacacggatcttcacaataaaacaggaaatgcacaGAGAGCAGActggagggggagagagagcatTGAGGAAAACAAAGGCGTGCGCAGGTATGACACGCTGGGGAGACGTGGAAAACATAACAGGATGAAACACGAAGGAAACCATGGCACAAGAACTCAAACCACCATCTGctcgctcagatttgaagtttaatttttcgctgtagaaagaagttttcttcccacacagagtgaacagcagacgctgtttttgtcactttttaccaaatcaaactcaaagtaatgtgatTACTTCCACACTATAAatgctgcatggtcgtactctctcccacacgccatattatccattgttgatctgcacacgtctgttgctgccacggacgTCGCACCCTCGTACGTCACTGTCATGTGACACTTTCACAAACAACATCACGGTTTAGTAATGCAGTATCGTAGCGTGGTTACGGGAAAGCAacagtaatctgattactttttgcaatagtaatcccttactttactcgttacttgaaaaaagtaatcagattacacgTTACTGCCCATGAACATAATACAAGGCAGAAGCAAAATTATCCAACAAAAGAAACCTAACATGACTTAGAGACAGACAACGAAGTAACACACAGCATGAAGGACAACACAACGAGAGACAGACAGGACACTGACAGGGGGACACATCTGAGGTGAATCATAGGTAAtgagacaaagaaacaaaagattAACAGACAAATCAATCGActggttctcaggaggatacaaaataaaatacttttcaCTGAATTATGTTAAAATAACATCTTTGTATTCTGAGGGCTTCATCCAGCAACCCTCTGGTACGCAGCCCGCCAGAAGTCAGATAGCTTATGTCGGAGGGACTCTTTCGCagagatgatgaagatgatgactCCTAAAGCGATGCACAGGAGTCCTAAAGAAAGACACACCCATGCCGCTGCAGATCTAGCAGGCTTCATGGGCAGTGCTGGTGGAGAAGAAAGAGATCCAGAGATCAAACCTGAGGCACTTTAGTACTCAGTGTTTCATAACCTGAATACTTTGGATGAATATCACTCATCATGTCTTCAATAGGTCCCTGTGGTCACTGTAATACATgtaataatactataataaTACTGCTATACTTTGAAGAGATGAAACATGAGGTCTGAGAACCGCTGTAAAGAACTTCTTTTCTACATTCTTTAATTCTTGAGCAGAAACACATTTATGATTTAAACTCAAAAGTTTGTCCATGAATTTCTCAGTAATGTGAGCTGCATGGACTCCAGCAGTGAATTCTCTCATGGTACAACATGCTATCCCAGGATAATGCTAAACAATCCTTTTGGAAAAACAGCACTAGAAAGGAGTTTTAGGGCTGTTTTAGAGCAACAAGGTCAAAGGATTGGACATCAGAATTCATCTAATGCTAAGAAAGCCTCGCTGTGCTTAGAATAAAGATTTTAGTGTTTGCAAACGTGAGTCTCTAACAGTGTGTTCGACCAACACCAACCAAAGTTTGCATTTAACAAGCTTTATTGGTAACTTCCCCCAGGTGACACAAATGGACGCAAACAGACGTCTGTGAgagtaaaaatgttttaacttcTGTTCCCATCAGCTGAAGCCTTCAATATTCTACGGAGTCTCCTGGTGCCACCATTTGAGGACAGGCCGAGCTATGTGTTTAAACTTCAGTTTATATAAAGAGATAATACACATGGTCAAGTTTGTGTCCAGAAAACCTCGCGACTGTCTTACTCCATGTAGTGATGAGCGGGCGGCTCAGGGCTTGATGCTGCACACTGCACTCCACCACATCATCAGACTGTGGTTGGAAAGAGAAACTGGCCAGCTGATTGAAGGTCCCATCCGTCTGAGGATACGGGTTGCTCAGATTCACACCCTCGGTCACCCGAATGCCATTTCTGGTCCATGTGACATTGTTGGAGGGGGGGTAGAAGTGCCTGATGTGACAGTAAATTGTGTTGTTCTTTCCCGTCTCTGCCTCGTCCATGGGATAGATGACCACTGCTGGGGCTTTGACAAAATCACACGGTCAGTTAGTGATAATCAGTTAACCTGTTAATACTGTAAAACATCAGCACGCAGAGTTTTCTGGTTCTGTTCTGACTCTTGGTTCAGGTCTGCACTACTACCACACATCTCCACACAATGCCCTGGTGAAATAATCTGGCTTTACCTTTTAATGTCATTGAACTGTTGTCCAGACGCACAGCTCTGTCAAGATAGAATTCACATCTAGTCCTGCTGTCTAAAGCTAGAGGGAAAAACCAAGAAAGTATGGCTGTCTCCAGATCTTTTAGCAAGGGGGCCGTCCAAACTGCATGCTGTTTCTTAAAGTCAGCATACGTGATCTGGTCTCCGTCGTAGTGCAGCTGTACCTGACCGTCACCAGACTCAGAGCAGCTGTAGAACAGCGTTTCTTCGTGAACAGCTGGAGGAGTGAAACAAAGCAGCAGTTAAACTGTGTCTGTACAGAAAGCGCCTCGCTGGGATTTCATGGTAACAGTTTCTCTTTTATCTGCAGTCTGACTCTATTTTTATGCTTCTAATGTATTTCAGGTTATCCTGCACAGCTACAGGGACAGTGTGAGCTGAACAGAGGATACCTACAGCTGAACGCCTCCTGTGGAGGCTCAGTGTGTCATACTGCTGCTCTGACACTGTTTACTGTGTTTGCATCTCATGAATCTTCTTTACACACGTAACTTAGAGCTGCTAAGCCTGATCCAGTGTAACTCAAGCTTCAAGTATGTGTAACAGTACTGCACTGTCTGTGGCACATGTTGCAGAACAACATCACAGCTGAgcagatgatggatggatgcccAAGGTAAGGATCCAAACGCAGCGTATTTGGTGCTGAATGACAACAAATTACAAAGAAGTCATGAAGTAAAATTAATGTTATTTTCACTTTCAGTGtgttaaagttttgtttttaaaaatcctggCTGTAGAGAGTTCAGAAGACTATTTTACAACAATCTTGTCCATGAACACAAAGAGACATAATGCTGGAGACTCACATCATGACATCATGGGTATAAGACAAACACAATGGAAATACTGGTTTAAGACTCCTCAGAAGAGCAACATGAGTCAAAGGAAGAAGGTTTACCTGCATGAGCTGTGAACACACAGGAAGCCAAAGCCAGTAACATCAGAGACGAGTCCATACCTTCACTTTGTACTCAGGAACAACACGAAGTGCAAGCTGAAGCTCAGACCTCGTGACAACTGATGACAGTCAACCTGGCAGCAGTCGTCACACTTACAgtgactttcaaagtaaaagctttaCCACTAAGGagaaaatcacaacaataaaCTAGAACTAAATAACCAGAACAGAAGGTTGTGTGGTATTTAAACTTTTACTAAGGGAATATTTCCCCACCATTTGCCACTATCAGTTAATGGCAAATATCATTatacaaatgtgtttgtgtgtagctTGTACAACTCTgttctctcacactcacacattcGTGGGTGTGTTCTTATTAAAACCAAAGTTTGGATCGAAATGCAGACACAatggactgctttcttccatttgtgcaacatctctaaaattagaaatatcctgtctcagagtgatgctgaaaaactagttcatgcatttattacttccaggctggactactgtaattctttattatcaggatgtcctaaaaactccctgaaaagccttcagctgatccaaaatgctgcagcaagagtcctgacagggactagaaagagagagcagatttctcctgttttggcttcccttcattggcttcctgttaaatccagaattcaaaatcctgctcctcacatacaaggtcttaaataatcaggccccattttatcttaatgaccttgtagtaccatatcaccctattagagcacttcgctcttgcactgcaggcctacttgttgttcctagagtatttaaaagtagaatgggaggcagagccttcagttttcaggcccctcttctgtggaaccagcttccagtttggattcaggagacagacactatctctactttcaagattaggcttcaaactttcctttttgctaaagcatatagttagggctggaccaggtgaccctgaatcctcccttagttatgctgcaataggtgtaggctgctggggattcccatgatgcactgggtgtttcttcttcactcactatgtgttaatagacctctctgcattgaatcatatctgttattaatctcttccacagcatgtctttatcctctTCTCGATTTCCATTTTGACTTTTAACGACCCAAACtctgacagaaacacacaaaggtCTTTTAAGTAGACTGCCTAATAACATAATTTACACTTTGTGTAGCTTCTGTGGGCTCTGAACACATCTGGTTGAATTTCTTCCTTCTTCATTCGAGTGTCCATGTTATGCTACAAATCTCTCAGCACAGCAAAGACAAACAgggtccatcattactttaacaCATGAAGGTCGGTGAGTCCCAGCTGCAGACACAAAGAGCAAAAAGAACCCAGCAGGTCCAAAGTATCCGTGCATGTGGGAATTCCTTCATAATAAAAGCTTCCAACAAATATTATACAACTGTAATCAGAATAGAATGAGAGTCTTAAGATCCAAAgagttttggtttatttcataGCTGAATGAGTTTTGAATGTACAAAATCATTGACTACACAGTGACTACATGCACCGATTTCCTCTGACATCAGTGTCAGGATGCACATGTTGTTTTCTGCTCACTGAGTCTTTCTGCAATGAAATACTACAGAGGCGAGCAGGACAAACAGCCCCGTTGCGAGGATGGCTCCTTCCCACGCCAGCGTCACGCTGTTTGACTGCACTTCAGACCGCTCTGCAGAACAACACACACTTTGTCACATTTTATTGAAAATGTTTATGTAGAGTTTGTTCAGTCACTGTAGCGTCGGGTgaaaaacagttcaaagaaactGAGCTGATGTCAGCGATGTGGCCTCACCGCCTGCAGGACAGCTGTGTCACTTCTTTTCAGACAGTCAGTTATATATGAGATGTGACGGCACTGATTTAACATGAAAGGGTGCATTCTAATATAAcatttatttctaaatgtaacaacagtatatatatatatatgtattttgttgtgcctgaaatgaacaaattaaaaaaaaaacaaaaaaaaaaaacagtgctttGGAGATTTGATTTATGTGTGCGTCATGAAAAAGCCCCGAGGACGAGGTGGGCATTTAAAGGAAtcacacaaatgtgttttatgtctgtAGCAGGAAACTTGCTTTCCTACCTAATTTCAGCAGCTGAGGCTCCTGAAGTCCCCTATGTTCAATCATGCAGGTGATGTTTTGTCCTGAATTCAGTTTGTGTTGCAGGTAGGAGTGAATCTGATAGCGCCATTCTCCCCCAGGCATCTCTGTGATCATCATACCTGGGGGGTCAGGTATGACCACGCCGTCCCTCAGCCAGGACAGCCGGATCTGCTGTGGGTAAAAGTTGTAGGCACTGCAGACCAGAACCTCAGAGTCTTCACTGCTGTTAGACGTCACTGACTTCAGCCTGGAGACAGGAGGCACTGCAGCAGAGAGACGTGTCAGAGCATTTCTAACATTTTAATGAGGCAGCAACTAACAGCTCGTTTTATAATTCAGCGTTCTTCCATTTCATTGTTTTCACAGATTGTTTGTTTTCTGGATTAAAACTCAAAGCGCTCAAAGcaacaaccatgccatgttCAAACTCATTTTCTTCATCAATCTGATGCTCACTTTGAATTTCAGCTGGTTGTCATCATCATGTCAACATGTCCTGAAATGCTGCTGTGTAACTGGCTGATGACAGATTTGTGTTAATGAACCATTGAAtgtgtgtacctaataaagtggctggtgagtgaaTCTCTTTACGGCTCAAAGTCCCAAACTAAACCTGACCTAACATGATCAGGTATCACACACAGCACGGGGGGGGATGTATCCATGTATCCACAGGTTTACTTACTTCAGTCTGTTGTTAACAGCTTTGTTAGATCAAATAAAGAGGAGAGTGTAGGCGGCCTGATGTggctcctcctctctgctgttACCTGCTTTGACTTGAATATCCTTGTACAGCACAGCACCAAGGACTTTGCAGAAGTAGTTGAGATCATTTCTTCGAACTTTAAGGTAGTCTGGACTTTTATTAACCTCATCTGCAAACACTTTGCCATAGTGCGTGAATCCGACCACCTTCTCTGTAGAGCTGTTGTAAAACGCCTGGAGGAGTCCGTTATACCAGTACTGAACCTGATAGTGAACATCAGACTGTGAGCTTTTCTCTATGAACTGACA
Encoded proteins:
- the LOC102082262 gene encoding class II histocompatibility antigen, M beta 1 chain isoform X2; amino-acid sequence: MDQHAVCSLLLLLLLLRSKGVAEDEKYFHILKTCQFIEKSSQSDVHYQVQYWYNGLLQAFYNSSTEKVVGFTHYGKVFADEVNKSPDYLKVRRNDLNYFCKVLGAVLYKDIQVKAVPPVSRLKSVTSNSSEDSEVLVCSAYNFYPQQIRLSWLRDGVVIPDPPGMMITEMPGGEWRYQIHSYLQHKLNSGQNITCMIEHRGLQEPQLLKLGRKSGLKCSQTA
- the LOC102082262 gene encoding H-2 class II histocompatibility antigen, E-S beta chain isoform X1; this translates as MDQHAVCSLLLLLLLLRSKGVAEDEKYFHILKTCQFIEKSSQSDVHYQVQYWYNGLLQAFYNSSTEKVVGFTHYGKVFADEVNKSPDYLKVRRNDLNYFCKVLGAVLYKDIQVKAVPPVSRLKSVTSNSSEDSEVLVCSAYNFYPQQIRLSWLRDGVVIPDPPGMMITEMPGGEWRYQIHSYLQHKLNSGQNITCMIEHRGLQEPQLLKLERSEVQSNSVTLAWEGAILATGLFVLLASVVFHCRKTQ
- the LOC100698680 gene encoding RLA class II histocompatibility antigen, DP alpha-1 chain; the protein is MDSSLMLLALASCVFTAHAAVHEETLFYSCSESGDGQVQLHYDGDQITYADFKKQHAVWTAPLLKDLETAILSWFFPLALDSRTRCEFYLDRAVRLDNSSMTLKAPAVVIYPMDEAETGKNNTIYCHIRHFYPPSNNVTWTRNGIRVTEGVNLSNPYPQTDGTFNQLASFSFQPQSDDVVECSVQHQALSRPLITTWTLPMKPARSAAAWVCLSLGLLCIALGVIIFIISAKESLRHKLSDFWRAAYQRVAG